One Halobacterium sp. DL1 DNA window includes the following coding sequences:
- a CDS encoding alanyl-tRNA synthetase, translating into MADSLAPAAPYTTSFAATVTDVSGTDVRLEETYFYPAGGGQPADRGTLGGVTVVDVQSTGEGVVHRLAEEPGFEAGDEVQAEVDPEFRRYCRRAHTASHVLYGAGRRLLDDLGYGGFDISEEKVRVDFETSTEIDDDVLADLERLTNRAVWDSHDVTWEQVPAEEARSREDVAFNTKTEEGVMSDADTVRVVTVEDWDVAACGGTHVENTSEIGPVSVLSRSNPGEGLTRVEFAVGPSAVERRADVRRATLDAATTLGVPEDELDDAVARLQETRESLEGELADLKNEVLGSRVAGLDAVERDGETWRVGTLDGFDANEVGEAAKDAAGDAADVVAVAGGEGNTFVVVAADGAGTDAGDVVEDITGEFGGGGGGGPTFAQGGGIDADAEAVADHMRDA; encoded by the coding sequence ATGGCGGACTCGCTCGCGCCCGCGGCACCGTACACCACCAGTTTCGCAGCGACAGTGACGGACGTCTCGGGCACCGACGTACGACTCGAGGAGACCTACTTCTACCCGGCGGGCGGCGGTCAGCCGGCCGACCGCGGCACGCTCGGCGGCGTCACCGTCGTCGATGTCCAGTCGACCGGCGAGGGCGTCGTCCACCGACTCGCCGAGGAACCCGGCTTCGAGGCCGGCGACGAAGTCCAGGCCGAGGTCGACCCCGAGTTCCGGCGGTACTGCCGCCGCGCGCACACCGCGAGCCACGTGCTGTACGGCGCGGGGCGTCGACTCCTCGACGACCTCGGCTACGGCGGCTTCGACATCTCCGAGGAGAAGGTCCGCGTGGACTTCGAGACGAGCACCGAGATAGACGACGACGTGCTCGCGGACCTCGAGCGACTGACGAACCGCGCAGTCTGGGACTCCCACGACGTGACCTGGGAGCAGGTCCCGGCCGAGGAGGCGCGCTCCCGCGAGGACGTGGCGTTCAACACGAAGACCGAGGAGGGCGTGATGAGCGACGCCGACACCGTCCGCGTCGTCACCGTCGAGGATTGGGACGTCGCGGCCTGCGGCGGCACCCACGTCGAGAACACCAGCGAGATCGGGCCGGTCTCCGTGCTCTCGCGCTCGAATCCGGGCGAAGGCCTGACCCGCGTGGAGTTCGCCGTCGGCCCGTCCGCAGTCGAGCGCCGGGCAGACGTGCGCCGCGCAACCCTCGACGCGGCGACCACGCTCGGCGTCCCCGAGGACGAACTCGACGACGCCGTCGCCCGCCTCCAGGAGACCAGGGAGTCCCTGGAAGGTGAGCTCGCGGACCTGAAGAACGAGGTGCTTGGCTCTCGCGTCGCCGGCCTCGACGCCGTCGAGCGCGACGGCGAGACGTGGCGCGTCGGCACCCTCGACGGGTTCGACGCGAACGAAGTGGGCGAGGCAGCGAAGGACGCGGCCGGCGACGCCGCCGACGTGGTCGCCGTCGCGGGCGGCGAGGGCAACACGTTCGTGGTCGTCGCTGCCGACGGCGCCGGCACCGACGCCGGCGACGTCGTCGAAGATATCACCGGCGAGTTCGGCGGCGGCGGAGGCGGTGGCCCGACGTTCGCCCAGGGCGGCGGCATCGACGCCGACGCCGAGGCGGTCGCGGACCACATGCGGGACGCGTAG
- a CDS encoding acyl-CoA dehydrogenase yields MDLTAEQRHVRDAVREFAAEEIRPTAAETDRDQTFPEDAWDGLAEMEVTAMTVPEEYGGLDVDSVTYSLVNEEVAYGALSVATALSVHCLATSCIAEFGSDELKEEWLPEMADGRPVGAFALSEPDAGSNPAQMSTTAVEEDGEFVLNGKKQWITNGQRSGVAIVFAKVDGDDDKITQFLVPKDTDGIEVGKKEDKLGLRASDTTALLFDDCHIPAEYQLTEEGRGLSAALHILTGGRIGIASQAVGLAQAGLDAAVEYAHEREQFDKALSEIQTIRHKLADMQTQTRAARLLARDAARLADAGEDHRGAAAQAKYFASEAAVDVTNEAVQIHGGYGYTTDFDVERFYRDSKITTIYEGTSEIQKEVIARDLLD; encoded by the coding sequence ATGGACCTGACCGCCGAACAGCGACACGTTCGGGACGCCGTCCGGGAGTTCGCGGCCGAGGAGATCCGCCCGACGGCGGCCGAGACCGACCGCGATCAGACGTTCCCGGAGGACGCCTGGGACGGCCTCGCGGAGATGGAGGTGACGGCGATGACCGTCCCCGAGGAGTACGGCGGCCTCGACGTGGATTCGGTGACGTACAGCCTCGTCAACGAGGAGGTGGCGTACGGCGCGCTCTCCGTCGCGACCGCGCTCTCCGTGCACTGCCTGGCGACCTCCTGCATCGCGGAGTTCGGAAGTGACGAGCTGAAGGAGGAGTGGCTGCCGGAGATGGCCGACGGCCGCCCCGTGGGCGCGTTTGCGCTCTCGGAACCCGACGCCGGCTCCAATCCCGCCCAGATGTCGACGACGGCCGTCGAGGAGGACGGCGAGTTCGTCCTGAACGGGAAGAAGCAGTGGATCACGAACGGGCAGCGCTCGGGCGTCGCCATCGTCTTCGCGAAGGTGGACGGCGACGACGACAAGATCACCCAGTTCCTCGTGCCGAAGGACACCGACGGCATCGAGGTAGGGAAGAAGGAGGACAAACTCGGCCTGCGCGCGAGCGACACTACCGCGCTGCTGTTCGACGACTGCCACATTCCCGCCGAGTACCAGCTCACCGAGGAGGGCCGCGGGCTCTCCGCGGCGCTGCACATCCTCACCGGCGGTCGCATCGGCATCGCGTCCCAGGCTGTCGGCCTCGCGCAGGCGGGCCTCGACGCAGCCGTGGAGTACGCCCACGAGCGCGAGCAGTTCGACAAGGCGCTCTCGGAGATCCAGACCATCCGCCACAAACTCGCGGACATGCAGACCCAGACGCGGGCCGCACGCCTGCTCGCCCGCGACGCAGCGCGACTCGCGGACGCCGGCGAGGACCACCGCGGGGCGGCCGCGCAAGCGAAGTACTTCGCCAGCGAGGCGGCCGTCGACGTGACCAACGAGGCGGTCCAGATACACGGCGGCTACGGCTACACCACGGACTTCGACGTCGAGCGGTTCTACCGCGACTCGAAGATCACGACCATCTACGAGGGGACCAGCGAGATACAGAAGGAGGTCATCGCGCGCGACCTGCTGGACTGA
- a CDS encoding serine O-acetyltransferase: protein MLSRIREDVRTMRRRDPAALDDLTVFLVYPGLHAVWFHVFLAAPLYERWPLLGRLVAHFVRFATGVEIHPGADIGRRVTIDHGDGVVVGETAVVGDDVHMYHGVTLGGDDPRPVKRHPTVGAGATIGANATLIGDLAVGEDATIGAGSVVTRDVPADATVAGIPAKPVGSEAAEPDGERED from the coding sequence ATGCTATCGCGGATCCGCGAGGACGTTCGCACGATGCGGCGCCGGGACCCCGCCGCGCTCGATGACCTCACAGTCTTCCTCGTCTACCCCGGCCTCCACGCGGTCTGGTTCCACGTCTTCCTCGCCGCACCGCTGTACGAGCGCTGGCCGCTGCTCGGCCGCCTCGTCGCCCACTTCGTGCGCTTCGCCACGGGCGTCGAGATCCACCCGGGCGCCGACATCGGCCGCCGCGTCACTATCGACCACGGCGACGGCGTCGTCGTCGGTGAGACCGCGGTGGTCGGCGACGACGTGCACATGTACCACGGCGTCACGCTGGGCGGCGACGACCCGCGACCGGTGAAGCGCCACCCCACGGTCGGGGCGGGCGCGACCATCGGCGCGAACGCGACGCTCATCGGTGACCTTGCAGTCGGCGAGGACGCCACCATCGGCGCTGGCTCCGTGGTCACCCGGGACGTGCCGGCGGACGCGACGGTAGCCGGCATCCCTGCGAAACCCGTCGGGAGCGAAGCGGCGGAACCGGACGGCGAGCGCGAGGACTGA
- a CDS encoding phosphoglycolate phosphatase: MTDDYDAVVYDLDGTLARLNVDWEQVERDVSARLRAANVDPDNFDTWGLLEAAEDAGIGEEVDEIIADHERDGATRAERLPCADELADHDVPLGVCSLNCEDACRTALERHDILDAFGVVAGRDTVPARKPDPRALTWVIDELGVEPENTLFVGDSPSDETTANRAGTAFRRV, encoded by the coding sequence GTGACCGACGACTACGACGCGGTGGTCTACGACCTCGACGGGACGCTCGCGCGACTCAACGTCGACTGGGAGCAGGTCGAGCGCGACGTCTCCGCCCGTCTCCGTGCGGCCAACGTGGACCCCGACAACTTCGACACCTGGGGGCTGCTGGAGGCGGCCGAGGACGCCGGCATCGGCGAGGAGGTCGACGAGATTATCGCCGACCACGAGCGCGACGGAGCGACGCGCGCCGAGCGCCTCCCGTGTGCCGACGAACTCGCCGACCACGACGTTCCGCTGGGGGTCTGCTCGCTGAACTGCGAGGACGCTTGCCGGACCGCCCTGGAGCGCCACGACATCCTCGACGCGTTCGGGGTCGTCGCGGGCCGGGACACCGTTCCCGCGCGCAAGCCCGACCCTCGGGCGCTGACCTGGGTCATCGACGAACTCGGCGTCGAACCCGAGAACACGCTGTTCGTCGGCGACTCCCCCTCGGACGAGACGACCGCGAACCGCGCCGGCACCGCGTTCCGCCGGGTCTAG
- a CDS encoding peptidoglycan-binding protein: MPELQEETDPDGVDFGWVMQTTFVLTIVFGAPTVAGLSLFYTLPTWEARVSFAVRVGAIVWILTALTAYWYARKTARQDV; this comes from the coding sequence GTGCCGGAGCTACAGGAGGAGACCGACCCGGATGGCGTCGACTTCGGGTGGGTGATGCAGACGACGTTCGTCCTCACTATCGTCTTCGGAGCGCCGACTGTGGCCGGACTCTCGTTGTTCTACACGCTGCCGACGTGGGAGGCGCGGGTGTCGTTCGCCGTCCGTGTCGGCGCCATCGTCTGGATTCTGACCGCGCTCACGGCGTACTGGTACGCGCGAAAGACGGCCCGACAGGACGTCTAG
- a CDS encoding carboxylesterase produces the protein METVTHGGRRTAYRLVDRGGDGAPLLCVHGSGGTHAVWKSQLGRLSRKRPVAALDLSGHGDSDDLALDAGPDVLDAYARDVLAVATEVGARAVLGNSLGGGVVLSALLDHDADVEAVVLAGSGAKLSVHEDLRRWLAGEDGGFDRAIEFLHGDGRLFHDPTDAELAFSQRAMREAGREVVERDFLTSHAFDVRDRLGELDVPLLALTGEHDGLTPPAFHEYLAENVQDGSWTTLPDAAHLSMLEAPDAFNDAVSAFLEARRL, from the coding sequence ATGGAGACCGTCACCCACGGCGGCCGCCGGACCGCCTACCGCCTCGTCGACCGCGGTGGCGACGGCGCCCCGCTGCTCTGCGTCCACGGGAGCGGCGGCACGCACGCCGTCTGGAAGTCACAGCTCGGCCGCCTCTCCCGCAAGCGGCCGGTCGCTGCTCTCGACCTGAGCGGCCACGGAGACAGCGACGACCTGGCGCTCGACGCCGGGCCGGACGTGCTCGACGCCTACGCGCGGGACGTCCTCGCCGTCGCCACCGAGGTCGGTGCTCGCGCGGTCCTCGGGAACAGCCTCGGCGGGGGCGTCGTCCTCAGCGCGCTGCTGGACCACGACGCCGACGTCGAGGCCGTCGTTCTCGCCGGCTCGGGCGCGAAGCTCTCTGTTCACGAGGACCTCCGGCGCTGGCTCGCGGGCGAGGACGGCGGCTTCGACCGCGCCATCGAGTTCCTCCACGGCGACGGACGACTGTTCCACGACCCGACCGACGCCGAACTCGCGTTCTCGCAGCGAGCGATGCGCGAGGCGGGCCGCGAGGTGGTCGAACGGGACTTCCTGACGTCCCACGCGTTCGACGTCCGGGACCGCCTCGGAGAGCTCGACGTCCCGCTGCTCGCGCTCACGGGCGAACACGACGGCCTCACGCCGCCCGCGTTCCACGAGTACCTCGCAGAGAACGTCCAGGATGGAAGTTGGACGACGCTCCCGGACGCCGCCCACCTCTCGATGCTGGAGGCGCCGGACGCGTTCAACGACGCCGTCTCCGCGTTCCTCGAAGCGCGCAGACTGTAG
- a CDS encoding ATPase AAA: protein MKLTVKPLKQKDAGRGLAAVDRQSMEELGLENGDYVLIEGKGDQGRAVARVWPGYPEDEGEGIVRIDGRLRQEADVGIDDRVTVEPADIKPATAVTVALPQNLRVRGDITPMVRDRLSGRPVTTGQTIPISFGFGGMSTVSGQQIPVKIAETDPDGTVVVSNDTEIQVSERPAEEIAPGAAGSDGGDGTPNVAYEDIGGLDRELEQVREMIELPMRHPELFQQLGIEPPKGVLLHGPPGTGKTLIAKAVANEIDANFQTISGPEIMSKYYGESEEKLREVFDEAEENAPAIVFIDELDSIAPKRGETQGDVERRVVAQLLSLMDGLEERGDVTVIAATNRVDAIDPALRRGGRFDREIEIGVPDQDGRKEILQVHTRGMPLADGVDLDSFSESTHGFVGADLESLAKEAAMNALRRIRPDIDLEANEIDAELLESIRVTERDFKDALKGIEPSALREVFVEVPDVTWDQVGGLGETKERLRETIQWPLDYPEVFASMDLDSAKGVLLYGPPGTGKTLLAKAVANEANSNFISVKGPELLNKYVGESEKGVREVFEKARSNAPTVVFFDEIDSIAGERGRGMSDSGVGERVVSQLLTELDGIEELEDVVVVATTNRPDLIDNALLRPGRLDRHVHVPVPDEEARRAILKVHTRNKPLADDVDLDDLATRTDGYVGADIEALAREATMNATREFINSVDPEEAIESVDNVRVTMEHFENALGEVKPSVDEEVREEYQEIESRFEKAEAPDSEEPAPGAFQ, encoded by the coding sequence ATGAAACTCACGGTCAAGCCCCTCAAGCAGAAGGACGCCGGCCGCGGGTTGGCCGCCGTCGACCGCCAGTCGATGGAGGAACTCGGCCTCGAGAACGGCGACTACGTCCTCATCGAGGGGAAGGGCGACCAGGGGCGCGCCGTCGCGCGCGTCTGGCCCGGCTACCCCGAGGACGAGGGCGAGGGCATCGTCCGCATCGACGGCCGTCTCCGCCAGGAGGCCGACGTCGGCATCGACGACCGCGTCACCGTCGAACCCGCGGACATCAAGCCTGCGACCGCAGTCACCGTCGCGCTCCCGCAAAACCTGCGCGTGCGTGGTGACATCACCCCGATGGTACGGGACCGCCTGAGCGGCCGCCCCGTCACCACCGGCCAGACCATCCCCATCTCGTTCGGCTTCGGCGGCATGAGCACGGTCTCCGGCCAGCAGATTCCCGTCAAAATCGCCGAGACGGACCCCGACGGCACGGTCGTCGTCAGCAACGACACGGAGATCCAGGTGTCCGAGCGCCCCGCCGAGGAGATAGCACCGGGCGCCGCTGGCAGCGATGGCGGCGACGGCACGCCGAACGTCGCCTACGAGGACATCGGTGGCCTCGACCGCGAACTCGAGCAGGTCCGCGAGATGATCGAACTGCCGATGCGCCACCCGGAGCTGTTCCAGCAGCTCGGCATCGAGCCGCCGAAGGGCGTGCTCCTGCACGGGCCGCCGGGCACCGGGAAGACGCTCATCGCGAAGGCCGTCGCCAACGAGATCGACGCCAACTTCCAGACCATCTCCGGCCCCGAGATCATGTCGAAGTACTACGGGGAGTCCGAGGAGAAGCTCCGCGAGGTCTTCGACGAGGCCGAGGAGAACGCGCCCGCCATCGTCTTCATCGACGAACTCGACTCCATCGCGCCCAAGCGCGGAGAGACGCAGGGTGACGTCGAGCGGCGTGTCGTCGCACAGCTCCTGAGCCTGATGGACGGCCTCGAGGAGCGCGGCGACGTGACCGTCATCGCGGCGACGAACCGCGTCGACGCTATCGACCCCGCGCTGCGCCGCGGTGGCCGCTTCGACCGCGAGATCGAGATCGGCGTCCCGGACCAGGACGGCCGCAAGGAGATTCTTCAGGTCCACACGCGGGGCATGCCGCTCGCGGACGGCGTCGACCTCGACTCGTTCTCGGAGAGCACCCACGGCTTCGTGGGCGCCGACCTCGAGAGCCTGGCGAAGGAGGCCGCGATGAACGCGCTCCGGCGCATCCGCCCGGACATCGACCTCGAAGCCAACGAGATCGACGCCGAACTCCTCGAGTCCATCCGCGTCACCGAGCGCGACTTCAAGGACGCGCTGAAAGGCATCGAGCCCTCGGCGCTCCGCGAGGTGTTCGTGGAAGTGCCGGACGTCACCTGGGACCAGGTCGGCGGCCTCGGCGAGACCAAGGAGCGCCTCCGTGAGACCATCCAGTGGCCGCTGGACTACCCCGAGGTGTTCGCCTCGATGGACCTCGACTCCGCGAAGGGCGTGTTGCTGTACGGCCCGCCGGGCACGGGGAAGACCCTGCTCGCGAAGGCCGTCGCCAACGAGGCCAACTCGAACTTCATCTCCGTGAAGGGCCCCGAGCTCCTCAACAAGTACGTCGGGGAGTCCGAGAAGGGCGTCCGCGAGGTGTTCGAGAAGGCACGGTCGAACGCACCCACCGTGGTGTTCTTCGACGAGATCGACTCCATCGCCGGGGAACGCGGCCGCGGCATGAGCGACTCCGGCGTCGGCGAACGCGTCGTCAGCCAGCTGCTGACGGAGCTCGACGGCATCGAGGAACTGGAGGACGTCGTGGTCGTCGCGACGACGAACCGCCCCGACCTCATCGACAACGCGCTGCTGCGCCCGGGCCGCCTGGACCGCCACGTCCACGTGCCGGTGCCTGACGAGGAGGCGCGCCGCGCCATCCTCAAGGTCCACACGCGCAACAAGCCGCTCGCCGACGACGTCGACCTCGACGACCTGGCCACCCGCACGGACGGCTACGTCGGCGCCGACATCGAGGCGCTCGCCCGCGAGGCCACGATGAACGCCACCCGGGAGTTCATCAACTCCGTCGACCCCGAGGAGGCCATCGAGTCCGTCGACAACGTCCGCGTCACGATGGAACACTTCGAGAACGCGCTCGGCGAGGTGAAGCCGAGCGTGGACGAGGAGGTCCGCGAGGAGTACCAGGAGATCGAGAGCCGCTTCGAGAAGGCCGAGGCGCCCGACTCCGAGGAGCCCGCCCCCGGAGCGTTCCAGTAG
- a CDS encoding aldehyde dehydrogenase has product MVPDLSIDADWNRLYIDGEWVDSSGDETLSVEDPSTREEVTQVPAATEDDVDRAFEAAAAAQSEWADAPPVEREQVAQGLVQALQEHSDEIVELLAAEAGGSHLMGETSVHIVTDQAGEAATFPRRMTGQQADSNIPGKENFVRREPQGVVTVISPWNFPLNLSGRAVAPAIAAGNSVVLKPASNTPITGGLLFAKLYEEAGLPDGVLNVVTGSGSDIGDAVVGHPESDVVSFTGSTPVGRGVAETAGENLSRAALELGGNNGHIVTADADVEEAVDAAVFGSFVHQGQVCISINRHIVHEDVYDDYVDRLTERAESLPVGSAHDDETVVAPIIDESQRDQMLDYVEETVDAGATLETGGETVEMDGVEDSLLVAPTVLSDVTNEMSAACFEHFGPIAPVIPFSDVDEAVEIHNDTEYGLSGSVHAGDIGEGMEIAGRMDTGMVHVNDQPINDEAHVPFSGTKASGVGGYNATDILDEVTEKKWISVQHESRNYPI; this is encoded by the coding sequence ATGGTACCAGACCTCTCGATAGACGCCGACTGGAACCGACTGTACATCGACGGCGAGTGGGTCGACTCGTCGGGCGACGAGACGCTCTCAGTCGAGGACCCCTCGACACGGGAGGAAGTAACGCAGGTGCCGGCGGCGACCGAGGACGACGTCGACCGCGCGTTCGAGGCGGCCGCGGCGGCGCAGTCCGAGTGGGCCGACGCGCCGCCGGTCGAACGCGAGCAGGTCGCCCAGGGGTTGGTGCAGGCGCTCCAGGAGCACAGCGACGAGATTGTCGAACTGCTGGCGGCCGAGGCCGGCGGGTCACACTTGATGGGCGAGACGTCGGTCCACATCGTGACCGACCAGGCCGGCGAGGCCGCCACGTTCCCCCGGCGGATGACGGGCCAGCAGGCCGACTCCAACATCCCCGGGAAGGAGAACTTCGTCCGGCGGGAACCCCAGGGCGTCGTCACGGTCATCTCCCCGTGGAACTTCCCGCTGAACCTCTCGGGGCGGGCGGTCGCGCCCGCCATCGCCGCGGGCAACAGCGTCGTGCTCAAGCCCGCCTCGAACACGCCCATCACGGGCGGCCTGCTGTTCGCGAAACTGTACGAGGAGGCGGGGCTCCCCGACGGCGTGCTCAACGTCGTCACCGGCAGCGGCTCGGACATCGGGGACGCCGTCGTGGGCCACCCCGAGAGCGACGTCGTCTCGTTCACGGGGTCGACGCCGGTCGGGCGGGGCGTCGCCGAGACGGCTGGCGAGAACCTCTCGCGGGCCGCGCTGGAACTCGGCGGCAACAACGGCCACATCGTCACCGCGGACGCCGACGTCGAGGAGGCGGTCGACGCGGCCGTCTTCGGGTCGTTCGTCCACCAGGGCCAGGTCTGCATCTCCATCAACCGCCACATCGTCCACGAGGACGTCTACGACGACTACGTAGACCGACTCACCGAGCGAGCCGAGTCCCTGCCAGTGGGCAGCGCCCATGACGACGAGACGGTCGTCGCGCCAATCATAGACGAGTCCCAGCGTGACCAGATGCTCGACTACGTCGAGGAGACGGTGGACGCCGGTGCCACCCTCGAAACCGGCGGCGAGACCGTCGAGATGGACGGCGTCGAGGACTCCCTGCTCGTGGCGCCGACGGTGCTCTCGGACGTCACCAACGAGATGTCCGCGGCGTGCTTCGAGCACTTCGGCCCCATCGCTCCCGTCATCCCGTTCTCGGACGTCGACGAGGCCGTCGAGATACACAACGACACGGAGTACGGGCTCTCCGGCAGCGTCCACGCCGGCGACATCGGCGAGGGCATGGAGATAGCGGGGCGTATGGACACCGGGATGGTCCACGTCAACGACCAGCCCATCAACGACGAGGCGCACGTCCCGTTCAGCGGCACGAAGGCCTCCGGCGTCGGCGGCTACAACGCCACCGACATCCTCGACGAGGTCACGGAGAAGAAGTGGATCTCCGTCCAGCACGAGTCCCGGAACTACCCCATCTGA
- a CDS encoding alpha/beta hydrolase → MPTVYTNGVETYYERRGDGPPLVLVHGAILDHSQWAPQVDALADDYTTIAYDVRGHGRTGGSHRSAYSIDQFADDLHALVDGLDLDRPVVCGLSTGGCIAQVYAATYPDRLRGLVLADTFSPDLAGWSEWLQRSAVLRATVPPVRLLGYERVERAMVWLQQRLHGESVSGDYDKIEQLRAAGPKMTTAEFAKVVRAVAAFHRTSVDLAAISVPTLVLYGEHEPPFIKRHAPIFESEIPDASMLQVPGAGHASNLDNPEFFTAALREFLADVYPDATETTIGERESPR, encoded by the coding sequence ATGCCGACGGTGTACACGAACGGCGTCGAGACGTACTACGAGCGCCGTGGCGACGGGCCGCCGCTCGTGCTCGTCCACGGCGCCATCCTCGACCACTCCCAGTGGGCGCCGCAGGTCGACGCCCTCGCCGACGACTACACCACCATCGCGTACGACGTCCGGGGGCACGGACGCACTGGTGGATCCCACCGGTCAGCGTACTCCATCGACCAGTTCGCGGACGACCTCCACGCGCTCGTCGACGGCCTGGACCTCGACCGGCCCGTCGTCTGTGGCCTCTCGACGGGGGGCTGCATCGCCCAGGTGTACGCGGCGACCTACCCGGACCGGCTGCGCGGACTGGTGCTCGCCGACACGTTCTCCCCAGACCTCGCCGGGTGGAGCGAGTGGCTCCAGCGCTCCGCCGTGCTCCGGGCGACCGTTCCGCCGGTCCGTCTCCTCGGCTACGAGCGCGTCGAGCGGGCGATGGTGTGGCTCCAGCAGCGTCTCCACGGCGAGAGCGTCAGCGGTGACTACGACAAAATTGAGCAGTTGCGGGCCGCGGGACCGAAGATGACGACCGCGGAGTTCGCGAAGGTGGTGCGCGCCGTCGCCGCGTTCCACCGGACGTCGGTCGACCTCGCCGCCATCTCGGTGCCGACGCTGGTGCTGTACGGGGAACACGAACCGCCGTTCATCAAGCGGCACGCGCCGATATTCGAGTCCGAGATTCCAGACGCGTCGATGCTGCAGGTGCCCGGGGCGGGCCACGCTTCGAACCTCGACAACCCCGAGTTCTTCACGGCGGCGCTCCGGGAGTTCCTCGCGGACGTCTACCCGGACGCCACGGAGACCACAATCGGCGAGAGGGAGAGTCCGCGGTAG
- a CDS encoding DNA primase (p41; involved in priming for DNA replication; forms a heterodimer of small and large subunit (Pfup41 and Pfup46); primase from Pyrococcus furiosus uses deoxyribonucleotides as a substrate and can synthesize long DNA strands in vitro which means it may be involved in both de novo primer synthesis and elongation; enzyme from Sulfolobus solfataricus has higher affinity for ribonucleotides and also possesses 3'-terminal nucleotidyl transferase activity; priming is stimulated by thymine-rich synthetic bubbles), with translation MEERTRAYLRGRFGDFYRRADVTLPPRADDREWGHIPWTSGPDTTMVRHQSTLDLGDTSAFLERERPRHVYFSAGYYEHPGASTMEEKQWLGSDLVFDLDADHLPNVTLGEDTYAEMLAKCKDALYRLLDFLERDFGFEDLTVTFSGGRGYHVHVRDPGVYELEREQRREIVDYVRGNELDLETLVSEETVEGIGLKNPTSKRTLPADGGWGRRVTDRLGAFADDLLARGEDDAVEYLSGFEGVGEKSARAIYNVVENNTEAVKAGNVDVHPAFLKVARKYVAETVEAENAPIDEPVTTDTNRLIRLPGTLHGGSGLHVQRLTREQLNDFDPLVDAVPETFVGHDISVEVTAERTLELLGETLTVEPGVVSVPEYAGIFLMARGAAEKAKE, from the coding sequence ATGGAGGAACGGACGCGAGCGTATCTTCGGGGTCGGTTCGGCGACTTCTACCGCCGAGCGGACGTCACGCTCCCGCCGCGGGCAGACGACCGCGAGTGGGGCCACATCCCGTGGACGTCGGGGCCGGACACGACGATGGTCCGCCACCAGTCCACGCTCGACCTCGGGGACACCTCGGCGTTCCTCGAACGCGAACGCCCCCGCCACGTCTACTTCTCCGCGGGATATTACGAGCACCCCGGCGCGAGCACGATGGAAGAGAAGCAGTGGCTAGGCTCCGACCTCGTCTTCGACCTGGACGCCGACCACCTGCCGAACGTCACCCTCGGCGAGGACACGTACGCCGAGATGCTCGCGAAGTGCAAGGACGCCCTCTACCGCCTGCTCGACTTCCTCGAACGGGACTTCGGTTTCGAGGACCTCACGGTGACGTTCTCGGGCGGCCGGGGCTACCACGTCCACGTCCGCGACCCGGGCGTCTACGAACTCGAACGCGAGCAGCGCCGCGAGATTGTGGACTACGTCCGGGGGAACGAACTCGACCTGGAGACCCTCGTCAGTGAGGAGACCGTCGAAGGAATCGGCCTGAAGAATCCGACTTCGAAGCGGACGCTCCCCGCGGACGGCGGCTGGGGCAGGCGGGTCACCGACCGACTCGGGGCGTTCGCGGACGACCTGCTCGCGCGCGGCGAGGACGACGCCGTGGAGTACCTCTCGGGCTTCGAGGGCGTCGGCGAGAAGTCCGCGCGCGCCATCTACAACGTCGTCGAGAACAACACCGAGGCGGTGAAGGCGGGCAACGTCGACGTCCACCCCGCGTTCCTCAAAGTCGCCCGGAAGTACGTCGCCGAGACCGTCGAGGCGGAGAACGCGCCCATCGACGAACCGGTGACGACGGACACGAACCGGCTCATCCGACTGCCGGGGACGCTCCACGGCGGCAGCGGCCTGCACGTCCAGCGGCTCACCCGCGAGCAACTCAACGACTTCGACCCGCTGGTCGACGCCGTCCCCGAGACGTTCGTCGGCCACGACATCAGCGTCGAGGTGACGGCCGAGCGCACGCTCGAACTGCTCGGGGAAACGCTTACAGTGGAACCGGGAGTCGTGTCAGTACCAGAGTACGCGGGCATCTTCCTGATGGCCCGCGGCGCAGCCGAGAAGGCCAAAGAATGA